ACGCTTTTTGAATTCGTTCACTTAAATTTTCAAAAGCCATTAAGTCATTCTCCCCTCATTGTTCCTAATAATTGCTTAATTTTAAGTAATGCTTCTTCATGCTTATCTTGAGCAACTGTATCAGCAATCACTGTCAATTTTTGTTCTATTTCATTATAGTCTCTCTGCATGTGCAATTTTGCTTCATAATTGGTTAAAAGTTTCCGGCAGCGCCGTAAATTATCATAAACCGCCTGCCGCGACACGTTGTGATTGACGGCAATTTCGCCCAAAGACAGGTCATTATAATAATAATCCTCAAAATAACTTTGTTGGCCCTCAGTTAAGAGCTGACCATAATATGCGTATAAATCGCCTAATATTTCATTTTTAACGAGTTCGTCCATTACTCTTCACCTTAAATTAGTATAGCAAAAAAGCACCAGTTTGACGATTGCGAACCGCAACTCTTAGCAAATTTTCTTGTTTTTAATAGAAAAAAAGCATTTGCGATTATTTACTGGTTTTCTTACGATAATTAAACTTGCACAGCTTGCTACAATTGTGTAAGCTTCTTTATATTGACATAAGAATTTCAAGGAGAATAAAACGTGAATTTATGGAAAAAAATTAATCGTAAAGAAGATCCGCGGGTCTATGAACAAAAGGACGGTCAATTAGTTCGTTCACTCACTGTGAAGGATTTTTTAGCGTTAGGGGTTGGAACAATCGTTTCCACCTCAATCTTTACGCTGCCAGGCGAAGTAGCCGCCTTGCACACGGGACCAGCTGTCGCCATTTCTTGTATCTTAGCTGCCATCGTTGCCGGGATTGTTTCTTTTGCCTATGCCGAAATGGCCGGAGCAATGCCATTTGCCGGGTCTGCATATTCTTGGATTAATGTTGTTTTCGGCGAAGTCTGGGGCTGGATTGCTGGCTGGGCACTTTTGGCCGAGTATTTTATTGCCATGTCGTTTATCGGCTCAGGAATTTCGGCTAATTTGCGTGCTCTAATTGCTCCTCTGGGACTAAAATTGCCGGCTGCTTTGTCTAACCCATTTGGCGTTCAAGGCGGTGTGGTCGACCTTATTTCAATTGTCTCGATCTTTTTAGTTTCCTTATTAATTAGTCACGGCGTGTCTGAGGCATCTCGCGTTGAGAACGCCCTAGTTGCACTCAAGGTAATTGCAATTTTATTGTTCATTATTGTTGGTATGACCGCAATTAAGACGGCTAACTTCGTGCCATTTATTCCGCAATATCATGCAACTAGCAGCGGTCCTTTTGGTGGTTGGCAAGGAATTTATGCTGGTGTATCCATGATTTTCGTATCCTATTTGGGCTTTGACGCAATCGCAGCCAATTCGGCAGAAGCTAAAAATCCGGAAAAGACAATGCCGCGCGGGATTGTCGGTTCACTATTAATCGCCGTTGTCTTATTTGTCGCCGTTAGCTTAGTATTAATTGGTGTTGTTCCTTATCAAAGATACCTAAATTCTGCAGAACCTGTTGGACTTGCCCTACGTTCAATCGGTCATGGCACTGTTGCTACAATCGTCCAAACAATCGCTGTTTTTGGCATGTTCACCGCGTTAATTGGATTATGCATGTCAAGCTCAAGATTAGTCTATTCCTTTGGTCGTGACGGTATGCTGCCGAAAAAGTTAGGCAAATTAACGGTAGATAAAAAGCCCAATAATGCACTCTGGACAATTACCATCGTGGCCATCTTAATTAGTGCATTCTTGCCCTTCTCCTTTTTAACCCAATTAGTTTCTGCTGGAACACTAATTGCCTTCATGTTTGTTTCATTAGGGATTTATCGCTTGCGACCACGTGAAGGCGTGGACATTTCTGAGCCTGCATTTAAAATGCCCTTTTACCCTGTACTGCCATTCTTAGCCTTTTTGGGGTCTCTTGTTGTCTTTATGGGACTGGATGTTCATGCCAAAATTTATGCAGTTATTTGGTTTATCATTGGATTAGTCATCTATTTCTGTTACGGCTTTGCACACTCAACAATGAACAAGCAAGATGAAGTTTAATAATTTCAATCACGTAAAAAAGCGCAGTTAGTCATAACCGCTTTTTTTATTTTGCTAAATAAAAAGTTGCATTTGACGATTAAAATAATTTGCATTAACATTAATTATTATTTAATTTAATTATTAAAAAATAATCTTATCTGATGGAGGTAGTTTAGTTGAAGTTATGGCAAACAATGAATCGCAAGGAAAATCCTAATATTTATCAAGAAAAAGATGGCCACTTGGTGCGCACTTTAAAGGTACGCGACTTCTTGGCTCTTGGTGTTGGGACAATCGTCTCCACCTCTATTTTCACGCTGCCAGGAGAAGTTGCAGCTTTGCACACGGGACCAGCAGTTGCTATCTCTTGTGTTGTCGCCTCGATTGTTGCTGGACTTGTGGCCTTTGCCTATGCCGAAATGGCAGCAGCAATGCCATTCGCCGGTTCTGTTTATTCTTGGATTAATGTCGTCTTTGGTGAATTTTGGGGTTGGATTTCTGGCTGGGCACTCTTAGCCGAATATTTAATTGGCATGGCCTTTGTCAGTTCTGGCTTATCAGCCAATCTGCGAGCACTAATTGCGCCGTTAGGTTGGAACCTGCCGGCATTTTTGGCCAACCCGATTGGCGTTAATGGCGGATTAGTCGACCTTGTAGCTCTGATTGCCATCATGCTTGCAGCGATTTTAGTTAGTTTCGGGGTGTCGAAAGCATCTCGAGTTGAAAATATTTTAGTTGTTGTTAAAGTTTTGGCCATCTTACTTTTTGTTGTTGTCGGCTTAACGGCAATTAAAGCAGCTAACTTCGTACCATTTATCCCACACTATCGCGCTACTACACACGGACCATTCGGCGGCTGGCAAGGAATTTATGCCGGTGTCTCGATGATTTATATTTCCTTCTTAGGATTTGATACCATTGCTTCCAATTCAGCCGAAGCCATTAATCCCCAAAAGACCATGCCGCGCGGCATTATTGGGTCATTATTAATCGCTGTCGTTTTATTTGTGGCAGTAAGCTTAGATATTGTTGGTATGGTGCCTTACCAACAATATCTAAACTCGGCTGAACCAGTCGGTTACGCCCTGCGTCAGACTGGTCACGGCGGTGTTGCAATCATTGTTCAATCCGTAGCTGTTTTAGGCATGTTTACTGCTTTAATTGGTCTATGTATGGCAAGCTCGCGGCTAGTCTACTCATTTGGCCGTGACGGCATGTTACCTAAAAAGTTAGGTAAACTTAATCAAGATCACAGACCAGAAACAGCATTATGGACAGTAGCAATTGTTGCTATTATTATCTCAGCTTTTATTCCTTTTGCCTTTTTGACTCAATTAGTTTCTGCAGGGACATTAATTGCCTTTATGTTCGTCTCGATTGGTATTTATCGTTTGCGCCCACGCGAAGGCCATGATATTGCCGATCCGGCTTTCAAAATGCCCCTCTATCCCGTTTTACCGTTTCTTGCATTCTTAGGTTCATTCGCCGTCTTCTTGGGTCTAGACAATCAAGCCAAAAAGTACATGCTAATTTGGTCAATAGTTGGCATCATCATTTATTACCTCTATGGCATGCACCATTCGGCAATGAACAAGCAATAACTTTTAACCATACAAAAAGCCTTAACTATCACGGTTAAGGCTTTTTTATTTACTATAAGTTTTCATCCATATTGAAGGTCAACTTCGACATATTAATTGAGTCAATCATCATCTGACCCCACAACTTTTCTGATTGTTTGCGAGTATAAGCAACCGTTTCTTGGTTTGCTTTAGTCAAATAAGCAGTCAATTCGCTGCCACTCTTACCGTCAGCACCAGCAATAACATCTTCAACGCGACGACGGAAGTATTGGTTCAAGTCCTTCAAGTAGTCGGTATCCAGCTGAACAAATTGGGGATAGTGACTTTCAACGATTGTTGCCAAAGACTTGTAATACCACCAAGCATCCTTCATGTTGTAATCCATTGAAGTGTCGTTATATGACGGATCAGTATCATTCATGTTGGCAAAGAACGGTACAAACGGGGTAAAGGTTGGGCCACCAATACATAACCACATGATTGCAGCCTTATCTTGATCAACATCACTTCTAATTTGCAAAATATGCGCATTTTGGGTTCTGTTTAAGCCAATTGGACGAAACCGATGCTTTTCTTCCTCTGTTCCCTTACCAAATGGATCATAGGGCGTATCTTGATAATGACTGCCAAGCACAAATTCAATATCTTCACGCGTAATCTTCTTTGTTGCGCGACGGATAAATGGCAAGTCACCGTCAGTTGGGTCTTGTTCAACTTCGGGATTAAAATACTTCTGACCATACCAAACCCGGTTAGTGTTGTAATGTCGATCCTGTTCAGTATAGGTACCAAAGATGTGGCGGAAGTTCCAGCCTTCATGGTCTGTATTTAAATGATGAGCGGTCACAAATTCTTGAATGCCGTCGCTCCACATAAAGTTAGCTGGATCATTAAAATCAACTTGTTCAATTGAAACCCGGTTAGCTGCAATCGCATATGCATCATCAGGAATTCTTTGGGCAACCCAGTGGTGACCAGTCACAATTTCCATATACCAAATTTCATCTTGGTCACTAAACAAAACCGAGTTACCAGCAGGTGAACCATACTTAGCGATTAGCTTACCTAAATACTCGACCCCATTTTTAGCTGAATGGATGTATGGCAGAACAACTGATTGCATGCAGTCCTCATCCAAACCGTCTTTAACTAATGGGTCAAAAGCCAAGGCGCGTTCATTACCATAAGTTGATTCTGTACACGACATGGCAACATTTTCTTGGTTAATACCACTTTCGTCATAATAACCACGGTGTTGATAATCAACATTTGGAACTGCTGGCACAGCTTGTGCATCCTCAGGTAGATTCATCGTAAACTTATTCAGCCACGACTTAATCTTGCGTCCCCTTTCACCATTAGCAGCTGGATGAATAATAAACTTTTGTGGTGTTATTGGCCGAAAAGTGTCATCGTTGCGGGCGATCATTGTTGAACCGTCAATTGAAGCATTTTTACCAACCAAAATGGTGGTACATGCACTGTATTCTTTCATAATTTTCTCCTTTTGCACTAATTATACCAAATCATGGAAAAGTCCAACAGCATAATTCGCTGCGTCAAAATCAGCCAGGTCCTCAGGCTTTTCACCTAAACCAACTAGCTTCACCGGCAACTTCATTTCGTTTCTAATTGCCAGCACAACCCCACCTTTGGAAGAGCCATCTAATTTAGTTAAAACCAAACCAGTTAACTTAGTGGTCTTATCAAAGTCTTTTGCTTGCAACAAGGCATTTTGCCCAGTTGAGCCGTCTAAAACTAACAAGGTTTCTGTTGGTTCATCAGGTGCCTGCTTTTTAATGATGCGCTCAATCTTCTCAAGTTCGCTCATTAAATTCTTCTTATTTTGCAAACGACCAGCTGTATCGACCAATAAGTAATCAACATGCTCCTTAATTGCTCTTGCCGTTGCGTCATAAACAACTGAAGCGGGGTCGGCCTGTTCTTTTCCTGTTACGACAGGGACATCAACACGATTGCCCCATTCAACCAATTGCTCAACTGCACCGGCTCTGAACGTATCAGCAGCTGCTAACAACACCGACTTGCCCTGATCCTTGAACCGCTTCGCTAATTTACCAATCGTCGTGGTCTTGCCAGCGCCATTAACTCCGACAAAAAGATAAATATTGGGTTGACCATCATCGTGAGAGCGCAATTTTTCATTTTCGGCATCCCCGTTCTTGTCGTATAGGTCCACCAACTTTTCAACGATTAATTTCTTTAAGTCATTATGCGACTTAGCCTTTTGTAATTTGGCTTCGTCTTTTAACTCTGATGTTAATTCCTCAGCAGTTTCAAAGCCAACGTCTGATTCAATCAACAATTCTTCCAAATCGTCAAAAAAGTCCTCGTCAACCGACCTAAATTGCGCAAAGAACTGATTTAACCGAGCACCAAAACCTTTGTTGGTTTTGGCAAGGCCCTTTTCGTACAGTTCTGTTTGGTCTTGCTTCTGCGTTGCAGTTTCTAGAGGCGTTGCTTCTGCTTTAGATTCCGTCTTCGGTTCTGTCATTTCTTCAACTGCAGACGTACTTACAGCTGATTCGCTAGGTGCAGCAGACATTGTTTGACTGCTAGAAACAGATTCCGCTGTCGCTTCCGACTGTGACTCAGACTTTGGCTCATTCACCGCACTTATTGCAGCTGATGAAATTGTACTTTCATCTTCACTCTGCGCAACTTCTTGCGTCTCAGCGCCAGCACTAGATTCTAGTTTGGCTTCAGACTGTTGTTCTGCCTCAACTTTAGGCTCTACTTCAGCCTCTTCTTTATTACCAAATAGTGATTTTTTGATTTTATCAAATAAGCCCACTCTTAGTTCACCTCATTTTTTAATTCTTTTAACGATACTGAAAAGACTTGCGAAACGCCAGACTCTTGCATCACAACGCCATATAATTGGTCCGCTCGCTCCATTGTACCGCGCCGGTGCGTAATCACAATAAATTGTGTATGCATGTCGTATTTTTTCAAAAATTGTGCAAATCGGGTCACGTTCGCATCGTCCAAGGCAGCTTCGACCTCGTCCAAAACGCAAAATGGCACCGGCTTAACCTTCAGCATCGCAAATAATAATGTAATGGCCGTCAATGCCCGTTCACCACCGGACAACAGACTTAAGCGCTGCAACTTTTTGCCAGGTGGCTGCGCAATAATTTCAACCCCCGTCGTTAACAAGTCATCAGAATCGGTTAAAACCAGCTTTGCATTGCCGCCGTCAAAAACAACTGGGAACAGTTCCTTAAAGCTCTTGGCAACCGCAGTAAAAGTCTTACTGAAACGATTGCCAACTTCCTTGTCTAATTCAGTCATTGACTGGCGCAAATTATCTCGCGCCTTAAGCAAGTCGTTCTGCTGATTATTGAGAAAATCATAACGCGTTTTAACTTCTTCATATTCGTCAATTGACTTTAAGTTAACTGGACCAATATCCTCAAGCGTCATGCGGTGCAATTTAACTTCTTTTTGCAATTGCTCACGCGTTTGTTGCGTATTTTCACCCTCAGCATGGGCCAATGCAGCCTCATAAGTCAATGAATAATCTTTATTCAAAGTTTCAAGTCGTTGGTCAATTTTACTGCTAAACTGGGCAATCTTAACCGAAAGGCCTTCTTGCTCACTTGCCGCATCCTTACGTAAATCATAATTGCGGCTGGCAACTTGGTCCAATTGATTAATTTGCGCATCAAATTGCCCGAGCTGCGAACTTAATGTATTCAGCTTTTCTTGCAGTTTAGCCTTTTGCTTAATACCAGTTGCATTTTCTTGGTGCAATTCCTGCTTTTTTTCTTGGTCAAGCTGACCATGATGTTCCAAATCCGCAAGTTTTGCTGTCAAGGTCTTAACTTGTTTTTGCTGGTCAGTTAATTCTTGCTGATTTGTCTTTTGTTGACTAGCCAAATTTTCTAATTTGTTAGTATAAACCGCAATTTGTGGATCAAGTTCAGCCAACTTATCCTGGACTTTTTGGTTTAACGTTGCAAAGTTCTTAATTCGCTCCTGAAGCTGGCTAATCTGCTCTTTTTGTTCAGCAATTTTTGTCACAAAATCGGCCTTTTGCTGCTCAGCCTGCTTAATCTTCGCCGTTAACGACGCAATTTGCTTGTCTCGCTCTTCTCTGCGAGATTCAAACAATTGGTTGGCAGCTTTTAGGCGGTCAACCTCTTTTTCTTGGTTTTGATAAGAAAGGACAGCTTCGCCCAAATCGCGACTAACTTCCTGCAATTTCTGTTTAACTTCAGACAATTGCTGCGTTAATTCTTCGTCTTGCTTAACTAGCGTTGCTAAATCTGTCTGGTCAATAGTTAAACCTTCTTTTAATTGCGCGATTTTTTGTTTAAGCTGCGTTAATTCAGCAGCAGTTTGCAAAGGCGAATTATTCTTTTGGTTGCGGACACCACCAGTCATTGAACCGCCGGGCGAGATAATATCGCCGTCTAAGGTAACAATTCGGTAGCGGCCAATGCGACGCGAAATTTGCAAAGCATTATCAATCGTATCGACAATCACCGTACTCCCAAGCAGGTAATTAATCGCCGGACTAATATCTTCGCTACTGGAACTTTGCACCAAATCACTGGCAATCCCCTGATAACCAGCAAACGACTGCAAACTGCGAACGGTTGAAGCAGGAATTGAATACTGCCGTAAGCCATCTAATGGTAAAAACGTGGCTCGACCAGCACGACGCTGCTTTAACTGATTAATCGCATCTCGAGCATCTGAACGCGTCGCCGCTACTAAGTCTTGCACGCCACCGCCAAGTGCCGTCGCCATTGCGGCTTCTAGCTCTGCCGGAAATGAAATCAACTCACCAATTGCCCCAATAATTCCGGGATAGTCAGCCAGATTGTTTAAAACATTGCGAACACCATAATAGTAACCCTCATGACGTTTGCGAATATTTTCCAATGCTTCATATCTTGCACTTACTTGATTCAGCCGGTGAGTATTTTCAGTAACAGTTTGTCGTAAACTATTTAATTTTGCTTGGACATCTTCCTGCTTAGACATTAATGTAGCAGTCTGCTGCTGCTCTTTTGTCCGCTTTTCCTTAAGTGCTGTGCCTTCTGACTTTAGCCGATCCAGTTCTGCTCTTGACTTCGTTAATTCGGTTGTCACATCAATATTTTGATAACTACTGTCATCACGCGTTCTTTTTAATTCAGAATTGAGATAAACAATTTCATTATTATTGGAAGTTTGATCTTGTAATAACTGGATATAATCAGAGCGTAGATCGTCTAATTTTTGATTTAAGTTAGCGGGATTTTCGTTTAATTCCGCAGTTAAATCCGAGCGCTGATCTTGCAGTTTCTGCTGCTGATTAATTAGCGCTGTCTTTTGCTCAGCCAGATTTTTACCATCAGCCTGAAGCTGGACAACCTGGGCTTTTAAATCGCTTAATTCAGCCTGATATTCTTTCTTAGTGGCTTCGCTATATTGCTTGCTTTGCTCCGCAATCTGCAAGTTGGCGTTTAAATCCGACAGTTTTTTAGTTAATGCGAGTAAATCGGCCTGCACCTGCTCACGCTGGTCGCTTAATTGCTTGTATTCATTGCGCTTAGTTGTGACCGCACTTTGAGATTCCTTAACTTCGCAATCAAGCTTAGACAGCAGAACCTGATTTTTGTCAGCTTTTTGTTGCACCTGGGCTTTTTGCTTATCCAAATCCGCAATTTCAAAGGCCAACAAGGTTTTTAACTTTTGATCAAGCCCCTGCTTTTGAAATTGGTACTCCTTAGCTAATGAACTCTGTTCATGCAGCGGCTCAATCCGTTGCTCCAGTTCCTTAACCAAATCATTAATTCTAACCAAGTTGTCTGTCGTCTGTTCAAGCTGCAGGCTAGCAGCTTCCTTTTGCTTCTTAAAGTGAAGTACCCCAGCAGCTTCTTCAAACAGCACTCGCCGTGCTTCTGGACGCGAATTTAGTATTTGGTCTACTCGTCCCTGAGAGATAATCGCTAAACTATCTTGCGAAATTCCAGAATCCAAAAAAAGTGCGCGAACATCGCGCTGTCTAACTGAATGCTTGTTAATCAAGTATTCATTATCACCTGAAAGCAAAATTCGCCGCGTTACCGTCACTTGGTCGGCGTCAAAATGCAGCTCGCGTTTCTGATTGTCAAAAACCATCGTCACTTCAGCATGATTGGCACCCTTACGAAATTCACTTCCGGCAAAAATAACATCTTTCATATTAGAACCACGCAGCGACTTCGCCCGTGATTCACCCATTACCCACCGAATGGCTTCAGTAATATTACTTTTCCCACTACCATTGGGGCCGACAATGCCAGTAATCCCAGCATCAAATTCAATCCTAGTCTTTTCTGCAAAAGATTTAAAACCGTCAATTATTAGTTCTTTTAATGGCACAAGCAACCCCCTAGCTTCTCTTGGCTAAGGCAGCCTGTGCCGCGTCCTGCTCTGCAGCCTTCTTATTATGACCTGCACCTTGGGACACAACTTTGCCATTAACCCGCAATTGTACCGTAAAACGAGAAGGCAGCTGTTCCTCCTTAATTACCTGATATTCAATCTTAACCGGGCCATCTTGCTGCAAGAATTCCTGCAGGTCGGTCTTGTAATCTCGTGATGCAT
The sequence above is a segment of the Lactobacillus sp. ESL0677 genome. Coding sequences within it:
- the ylxM gene encoding YlxM family DNA-binding protein, encoding MDELVKNEILGDLYAYYGQLLTEGQQSYFEDYYYNDLSLGEIAVNHNVSRQAVYDNLRRCRKLLTNYEAKLHMQRDYNEIEQKLTVIADTVAQDKHEEALLKIKQLLGTMRGE
- a CDS encoding amino acid permease is translated as MNLWKKINRKEDPRVYEQKDGQLVRSLTVKDFLALGVGTIVSTSIFTLPGEVAALHTGPAVAISCILAAIVAGIVSFAYAEMAGAMPFAGSAYSWINVVFGEVWGWIAGWALLAEYFIAMSFIGSGISANLRALIAPLGLKLPAALSNPFGVQGGVVDLISIVSIFLVSLLISHGVSEASRVENALVALKVIAILLFIIVGMTAIKTANFVPFIPQYHATSSGPFGGWQGIYAGVSMIFVSYLGFDAIAANSAEAKNPEKTMPRGIVGSLLIAVVLFVAVSLVLIGVVPYQRYLNSAEPVGLALRSIGHGTVATIVQTIAVFGMFTALIGLCMSSSRLVYSFGRDGMLPKKLGKLTVDKKPNNALWTITIVAILISAFLPFSFLTQLVSAGTLIAFMFVSLGIYRLRPREGVDISEPAFKMPFYPVLPFLAFLGSLVVFMGLDVHAKIYAVIWFIIGLVIYFCYGFAHSTMNKQDEV
- a CDS encoding amino acid permease, whose product is MKLWQTMNRKENPNIYQEKDGHLVRTLKVRDFLALGVGTIVSTSIFTLPGEVAALHTGPAVAISCVVASIVAGLVAFAYAEMAAAMPFAGSVYSWINVVFGEFWGWISGWALLAEYLIGMAFVSSGLSANLRALIAPLGWNLPAFLANPIGVNGGLVDLVALIAIMLAAILVSFGVSKASRVENILVVVKVLAILLFVVVGLTAIKAANFVPFIPHYRATTHGPFGGWQGIYAGVSMIYISFLGFDTIASNSAEAINPQKTMPRGIIGSLLIAVVLFVAVSLDIVGMVPYQQYLNSAEPVGYALRQTGHGGVAIIVQSVAVLGMFTALIGLCMASSRLVYSFGRDGMLPKKLGKLNQDHRPETALWTVAIVAIIISAFIPFAFLTQLVSAGTLIAFMFVSIGIYRLRPREGHDIADPAFKMPLYPVLPFLAFLGSFAVFLGLDNQAKKYMLIWSIVGIIIYYLYGMHHSAMNKQ
- a CDS encoding C69 family dipeptidase, with amino-acid sequence MKEYSACTTILVGKNASIDGSTMIARNDDTFRPITPQKFIIHPAANGERGRKIKSWLNKFTMNLPEDAQAVPAVPNVDYQHRGYYDESGINQENVAMSCTESTYGNERALAFDPLVKDGLDEDCMQSVVLPYIHSAKNGVEYLGKLIAKYGSPAGNSVLFSDQDEIWYMEIVTGHHWVAQRIPDDAYAIAANRVSIEQVDFNDPANFMWSDGIQEFVTAHHLNTDHEGWNFRHIFGTYTEQDRHYNTNRVWYGQKYFNPEVEQDPTDGDLPFIRRATKKITREDIEFVLGSHYQDTPYDPFGKGTEEEKHRFRPIGLNRTQNAHILQIRSDVDQDKAAIMWLCIGGPTFTPFVPFFANMNDTDPSYNDTSMDYNMKDAWWYYKSLATIVESHYPQFVQLDTDYLKDLNQYFRRRVEDVIAGADGKSGSELTAYLTKANQETVAYTRKQSEKLWGQMMIDSINMSKLTFNMDENL
- the ftsY gene encoding signal recognition particle-docking protein FtsY, coding for MGLFDKIKKSLFGNKEEAEVEPKVEAEQQSEAKLESSAGAETQEVAQSEDESTISSAAISAVNEPKSESQSEATAESVSSSQTMSAAPSESAVSTSAVEEMTEPKTESKAEATPLETATQKQDQTELYEKGLAKTNKGFGARLNQFFAQFRSVDEDFFDDLEELLIESDVGFETAEELTSELKDEAKLQKAKSHNDLKKLIVEKLVDLYDKNGDAENEKLRSHDDGQPNIYLFVGVNGAGKTTTIGKLAKRFKDQGKSVLLAAADTFRAGAVEQLVEWGNRVDVPVVTGKEQADPASVVYDATARAIKEHVDYLLVDTAGRLQNKKNLMSELEKIERIIKKQAPDEPTETLLVLDGSTGQNALLQAKDFDKTTKLTGLVLTKLDGSSKGGVVLAIRNEMKLPVKLVGLGEKPEDLADFDAANYAVGLFHDLV
- the smc gene encoding chromosome segregation protein SMC, with the protein product MPLKELIIDGFKSFAEKTRIEFDAGITGIVGPNGSGKSNITEAIRWVMGESRAKSLRGSNMKDVIFAGSEFRKGANHAEVTMVFDNQKRELHFDADQVTVTRRILLSGDNEYLINKHSVRQRDVRALFLDSGISQDSLAIISQGRVDQILNSRPEARRVLFEEAAGVLHFKKQKEAASLQLEQTTDNLVRINDLVKELEQRIEPLHEQSSLAKEYQFQKQGLDQKLKTLLAFEIADLDKQKAQVQQKADKNQVLLSKLDCEVKESQSAVTTKRNEYKQLSDQREQVQADLLALTKKLSDLNANLQIAEQSKQYSEATKKEYQAELSDLKAQVVQLQADGKNLAEQKTALINQQQKLQDQRSDLTAELNENPANLNQKLDDLRSDYIQLLQDQTSNNNEIVYLNSELKRTRDDSSYQNIDVTTELTKSRAELDRLKSEGTALKEKRTKEQQQTATLMSKQEDVQAKLNSLRQTVTENTHRLNQVSARYEALENIRKRHEGYYYGVRNVLNNLADYPGIIGAIGELISFPAELEAAMATALGGGVQDLVAATRSDARDAINQLKQRRAGRATFLPLDGLRQYSIPASTVRSLQSFAGYQGIASDLVQSSSSEDISPAINYLLGSTVIVDTIDNALQISRRIGRYRIVTLDGDIISPGGSMTGGVRNQKNNSPLQTAAELTQLKQKIAQLKEGLTIDQTDLATLVKQDEELTQQLSEVKQKLQEVSRDLGEAVLSYQNQEKEVDRLKAANQLFESRREERDKQIASLTAKIKQAEQQKADFVTKIAEQKEQISQLQERIKNFATLNQKVQDKLAELDPQIAVYTNKLENLASQQKTNQQELTDQQKQVKTLTAKLADLEHHGQLDQEKKQELHQENATGIKQKAKLQEKLNTLSSQLGQFDAQINQLDQVASRNYDLRKDAASEQEGLSVKIAQFSSKIDQRLETLNKDYSLTYEAALAHAEGENTQQTREQLQKEVKLHRMTLEDIGPVNLKSIDEYEEVKTRYDFLNNQQNDLLKARDNLRQSMTELDKEVGNRFSKTFTAVAKSFKELFPVVFDGGNAKLVLTDSDDLLTTGVEIIAQPPGKKLQRLSLLSGGERALTAITLLFAMLKVKPVPFCVLDEVEAALDDANVTRFAQFLKKYDMHTQFIVITHRRGTMERADQLYGVVMQESGVSQVFSVSLKELKNEVN